The genomic region AAACCAGCAATCACACTCAAAAACGGTACTACAAAAGGGAATTGCGACGCAGACCTAGTTCTGCAAGCAATGATCGATTACAAAAAATATGACAAAGCCATAATTGTAAGTGGCGACGGCGACTTCCATTGTTTGATCCAATTCTTAAAGGAACGCGGCAAACTCGACACAGTCCTTGTGCCCTCAATTGACACCTGCTCTGGTTTGATAAAAAACCTTGTAGATGAAAAACTTGAGTCAGTGAGTGATTTGAAAAAGGAACTTGCCTACATAAAGGTAGCACGCGCGGTTAAGAAAGCTCCTGCCAAAGCTCCAGTGAAAAGACACTTTACTACTGGATTTGTGGTTAGGAAGTTGGCTTCGGTTTAAGAATCACCCATTTTGATGGTCATTTACCTCGAATACTACTAAATCTCCAGTTGCATTAAACACTCCATAAGCACGATATTGCTTATTGATACGGAAATACCAAATCCCGCTACCTTTGGGTTTTCTTTCTCTAAATCGTACTGTCAAAACACGTTCTTCAAGCAAATATCTCTTAGCTTTTTGATATTGTTTAGCTAGATTTCTAGATTTCAAAAACTTAACAACCTCTGGAGTCTCAAATATCTGTGTTATCTTCATATATTTTTAAGTTCAGATGCATCCATATTCAAAGCCATCTTCGCTTTGGTCGCCAAATCCTTGGTCATCTCGCTCTCATCAAGCTCTACAAGATCAGTCTCATAAAACATATCCTCATATTCCTGAATATCCATTAAAACAGCGACGGGCTTATTATTTATAAAAATATATTTTGGACTCTTCCGCAAACCATCTAAACAGTCCTTAGTATTTGTACGAAGGTCAGTTACCGATACACATTTATCTTTAATCATGTTAAATTTAATAAGAAATTTACATACAAATTATATCATGAATTTATATGTGAATCAAGTGCGCTATAATTTCGCTCACCATTGCAAAATCAGCCTGTTAGTGGCAAGGTTTTGATATGGTTTCGACTGCTCATTGACAGTGAGTGGGCTCTCACCTATGATTTGTACGAAATTAACAAAGATCAATATGAAGAAAAATAATAATATTGTTATATATCAGGCGAAAAATGGCGCCATAGAACTCAAAGGTGACTTGAAAAAAGAAACTCTTTGGGCGAGTCAGACGCAAATAGTTGAACTTTTCGGAGTAGATCAATCCGTTGTGTCTCGTCATATAAAAAATATATTCAAAGACAATGAGGTTGTTCAAAAAAGCAATATGCAAAAAATGCATATTCCAAATTCTGATAAACCTGTAACTTTTTATTCTTTAGATGTGGTATTATCGGTCGGATATAGAACAAATTCAAATATTGCTATTCAATTCCGTAAATGGGCGACCAAAACTCTTAGAACTCATATTGTTGATGGATATACGATAAATCCTTCTCGTATTGGGAAGAATTATGAGATGTTTTTGCAAGCAGTTGAAGATGTAAAAAAACTACTACCAACGGATTCAAATCTAGGAACTAGCGATGCCTTGGAATTGGTAAAAATGTTTGCTGGAACATGGTTTTCGCTAGATGCATATGATAAATCTTCTCTGCCAACATCCGGTTTGTTCAAAAAACAGGTTGATATAACTGCTGAAGAGCTTTTGACTGCATTGGCAGAGCTGAAACATAACCTGCTGACCAGAGGTGAAGCGACTGAGCTTTTTGGGCAAGAAAAAAAATCAGGG from Candidatus Peregrinibacteria bacterium harbors:
- a CDS encoding NYN domain-containing protein; the protein is MKKTKKERNCAFIDAQNLHMSIEAMGWRLDYKLFRTYLQEHYNVKKAYMFMGFKPDEQHMYEALSEYGYDLVFKPAITLKNGTTKGNCDADLVLQAMIDYKKYDKAIIVSGDGDFHCLIQFLKERGKLDTVLVPSIDTCSGLIKNLVDEKLESVSDLKKELAYIKVARAVKKAPAKAPVKRHFTTGFVVRKLASV
- a CDS encoding type II toxin-antitoxin system Phd/YefM family antitoxin, yielding MIKDKCVSVTDLRTNTKDCLDGLRKSPKYIFINNKPVAVLMDIQEYEDMFYETDLVELDESEMTKDLATKAKMALNMDASELKNI
- a CDS encoding virulence protein RhuM/Fic/DOC family protein — protein: MKKNNNIVIYQAKNGAIELKGDLKKETLWASQTQIVELFGVDQSVVSRHIKNIFKDNEVVQKSNMQKMHIPNSDKPVTFYSLDVVLSVGYRTNSNIAIQFRKWATKTLRTHIVDGYTINPSRIGKNYEMFLQAVEDVKKLLPTDSNLGTSDALELVKMFAGTWFSLDAYDKSSLPTSGLFKKQVDITAEELLTALAELKHNLLTRGEATELFGQEKKSGNLTGIVGNVFQSFGGEDLYPTGEEKAAHLLYFVIKNHPFNDGNKRSGAFAFVWFLKKTGLLDISRLSPEALTALTLLIAESNPKDKDRMVGLIVLILRKEL